In Streptomyces sp. RFCAC02, the following proteins share a genomic window:
- a CDS encoding S9 family peptidase — MTQHAGDPSQPATPFHDLDTFSALPRLGGLVLSPDGRRLVATASVPGADGTRFVSALWDVDPAGGRPARPLTRGDKAASGPAFTPGGDLLFVSSRPGPGETSGQDAPALWLQPAAGGDARVIAHPAGGVGAVRCGASGTVVLAADLLPSATDPAHDAELRETRGKAKVTAILHEATQVRLWDHDLGPGTTRLLAADLPDDIATTGEAPDPRDITGHVGPALHDDGGWDLSPDGRTVVAAWVVPEERGGQYFTLVAVDVATGERRTLVDDPRLDHGAPSVSPDGTVAAVPVTRRFTPDDPGDCWLTLVPLDGGPARDLAREWDRWPLAPVWTPDGAALVTPADDGGRSPLWRIDATTGEVTRLTPDDGAYTNPQVAPDGRWVYALRSALDSPPAPVRVALDGSGAVEHLPGPAEALGRPADLPGRLTEVTTTAEDGTPLRAWLSLPEDASADRPAPLLLWIHGGPVASTNAWSWRWNQWLAVARGYAVLQPDPALSTGYGVDFVRRGWGQWGGAPYTDLMAVTDAAERRPEIDATRTAAMGGSYGGYMANWVAGHTDRFRAIVTHASLWTLEHAVRVSDYAYGFADEFTPEIAEANSPHRFIDAITSPMLVIHGDRDYRVPFGEALRLWTDLQAKHGRADGTSPHKFLYFPDENHWILTPNHAKVWYETVFAFLAQHVLGEEWRRPGLLG; from the coding sequence ATGACGCAACACGCCGGCGACCCGTCGCAGCCCGCCACGCCGTTCCACGACCTCGACACCTTCTCCGCCCTGCCCCGTCTCGGCGGCCTGGTCCTCTCGCCCGACGGCCGCCGTCTGGTCGCCACCGCGTCCGTGCCCGGCGCCGACGGGACCCGTTTCGTCTCCGCGCTGTGGGACGTCGACCCGGCGGGCGGGCGCCCGGCCCGTCCGCTGACCCGGGGCGACAAGGCGGCCTCGGGGCCGGCGTTCACCCCCGGCGGCGACCTCCTCTTCGTCTCCTCGCGGCCGGGCCCCGGCGAGACGAGCGGCCAGGACGCCCCCGCGCTGTGGCTCCAGCCCGCCGCCGGCGGCGACGCGCGGGTGATCGCCCACCCGGCCGGCGGCGTCGGCGCGGTGCGCTGCGGCGCATCCGGCACGGTCGTCCTCGCGGCCGACCTCCTGCCGTCCGCCACCGACCCGGCGCACGACGCCGAGCTGCGCGAGACACGGGGCAAGGCCAAGGTCACCGCGATCCTCCACGAGGCCACCCAGGTCCGGCTGTGGGACCACGACCTCGGCCCCGGCACCACCCGGCTGCTGGCCGCCGACCTGCCCGACGACATCGCCACCACCGGCGAGGCCCCCGATCCGCGCGACATCACCGGACACGTCGGCCCCGCGCTGCACGATGACGGCGGCTGGGACCTGTCGCCCGACGGCCGGACCGTTGTCGCCGCCTGGGTCGTGCCGGAGGAGCGGGGCGGGCAGTACTTCACGCTCGTCGCCGTCGACGTGGCGACGGGGGAGCGGCGCACGCTCGTCGACGACCCGCGGCTCGACCACGGCGCGCCCAGCGTCTCCCCGGACGGCACCGTCGCCGCCGTCCCCGTCACGCGCCGCTTCACCCCCGACGACCCGGGCGACTGCTGGCTCACCCTCGTGCCCCTCGACGGCGGCCCGGCCCGCGACCTGGCGCGCGAGTGGGACCGCTGGCCGCTCGCCCCGGTCTGGACGCCCGACGGCGCGGCGCTCGTGACACCCGCCGACGACGGCGGCCGCAGCCCGCTGTGGCGGATCGACGCCACGACCGGCGAGGTCACCCGTCTCACGCCCGACGACGGCGCCTACACGAACCCCCAGGTCGCACCGGACGGCCGCTGGGTCTACGCGCTGCGCTCGGCCCTCGACAGCCCGCCGGCCCCCGTCCGCGTCGCCCTCGACGGCAGCGGCGCCGTCGAACACCTGCCGGGACCGGCCGAGGCACTGGGGCGCCCGGCCGACCTGCCGGGCCGGCTCACCGAGGTCACGACCACCGCCGAGGACGGCACGCCGCTGCGCGCCTGGCTCTCCCTCCCCGAGGACGCGTCCGCCGACCGGCCCGCACCGCTCCTGCTGTGGATCCACGGCGGCCCGGTCGCCTCGACCAACGCCTGGTCGTGGCGCTGGAACCAGTGGCTCGCCGTCGCCCGCGGCTACGCCGTCCTGCAGCCCGACCCGGCCCTGTCCACCGGCTACGGCGTGGACTTCGTCCGGCGCGGCTGGGGCCAGTGGGGCGGCGCCCCGTACACCGACCTCATGGCCGTCACCGACGCGGCGGAACGCCGTCCCGAGATCGACGCGACCCGCACCGCCGCGATGGGCGGCAGCTACGGCGGCTACATGGCCAACTGGGTCGCCGGCCACACCGACCGCTTCCGCGCCATCGTGACGCACGCCTCGCTGTGGACGCTGGAGCACGCCGTCCGCGTCAGCGACTACGCGTACGGGTTCGCCGACGAGTTCACGCCCGAGATCGCCGAGGCCAACTCGCCGCACCGTTTCATCGACGCCATCACCTCCCCGATGCTCGTGATCCACGGCGACCGGGACTACCGGGTGCCGTTCGGCGAGGCGCTGCGCCTGTGGACCGACCTCCAGGCGAAGCACGGGAGGGCGGACGGCACCAGCCCGCACAAGTTCCTCTACTTCCCCGACGAGAACCACTGGATCCTGACGCCGAACCACGCGAAGGTCTGGTACGAGACGGTCTTCGCGTTCCTGGCGCAGCACGTGCTCGGCGAGGAGTGGCGGCGTCCCGGGCTCCTGGGCTGA
- a CDS encoding transglycosylase SLT domain-containing protein, which produces MTATRSTAFRRTWARKASIAGVLTAGAAALTVSLVPGNAAAAAGPARVASATVAPMAFTGLTDGQSATTVSDTLGGTQQILDLTPEAGTAPAGSTAESAPETSSSAAGATESTEPAEAPESTGTAETTQYPDTLDGWIREAMAIMDEHGIPGSYEGIYRNIMRESSGNPNAINLWDINAQNGVPSKGLLQVIQPTFDAYHVEGTSWDLYDPVANIVAACNYAADRYGSMDNVWGAY; this is translated from the coding sequence ATGACCGCGACACGTTCCACCGCCTTCCGAAGGACCTGGGCGCGCAAGGCCTCGATCGCCGGCGTCCTGACCGCCGGCGCCGCCGCCCTGACCGTCTCCCTCGTCCCGGGCAACGCCGCGGCCGCCGCCGGACCGGCCCGCGTCGCCAGCGCGACCGTGGCGCCGATGGCGTTCACCGGCCTGACCGACGGGCAGAGCGCCACGACCGTGAGCGACACGCTCGGCGGCACCCAGCAGATCCTCGACCTCACCCCCGAGGCCGGGACCGCACCGGCCGGCTCGACCGCCGAGAGCGCGCCCGAGACCTCATCCTCGGCCGCCGGGGCGACGGAGAGCACGGAGCCCGCCGAGGCCCCCGAGTCCACCGGCACCGCGGAGACCACGCAGTACCCGGACACCCTGGACGGCTGGATCCGCGAGGCCATGGCGATCATGGACGAGCACGGCATCCCCGGGTCCTACGAGGGCATCTACCGGAACATCATGCGCGAGTCCAGCGGCAACCCGAACGCCATCAACCTCTGGGACATCAACGCCCAGAACGGCGTCCCCTCCAAGGGCCTGCTCCAGGTGATCCAGCCGACGTTCGACGCCTACCACGTCGAGGGCACCTCCTGGGACCTGTACGACCCGGTCGCCAACATCGTCGCCGCCTGCAACTACGCGGCCGACCGTTACGGCTCGATGGACAACGTGTGGGGCGCCTACTGA
- a CDS encoding aminoglycoside phosphotransferase family protein: protein MSTPTRMHADEADIDTALVRRLVAAQFPRWRGLPVTPVASSGTDNAMYRLGDTMAVRLPRIPAAVGNVEREQRWLPRLAPHLPVAVPVPLAEGVPGEGFPWPWSVLRWLDGRNPVAGRPGLPDRLAADLATFITALRRADPAGAPPAGRGVPLAERDAPTREALRALRGEIDTRAAGAAWDDALRAPAPEPAPRVWTHGDLSPGNVLVTGDRLSAVIDFGGVGAGDPTVDLSVAWSLLPAASRGVFRAGLGADDATWARGRGRALSIALIQLPYYRDRNPALAATARHVIAEVVADRAGAAGQQS from the coding sequence ATGAGCACCCCGACCCGTATGCACGCCGACGAGGCGGACATCGACACCGCACTCGTCCGCAGGCTCGTGGCCGCGCAGTTCCCGCGGTGGCGCGGCCTGCCGGTCACGCCCGTCGCGTCGTCGGGCACCGACAACGCCATGTACCGCCTCGGCGACACCATGGCGGTGCGTCTGCCGCGCATCCCCGCGGCGGTCGGCAACGTCGAGCGCGAGCAGCGCTGGCTGCCCCGGCTGGCGCCGCATCTGCCGGTGGCCGTCCCCGTGCCACTGGCCGAGGGAGTCCCCGGCGAGGGGTTCCCCTGGCCGTGGTCCGTCCTGCGCTGGCTGGACGGCCGCAACCCGGTCGCCGGCCGCCCCGGGCTGCCGGACCGCCTCGCCGCCGACCTCGCCACGTTCATCACGGCCCTGCGGCGTGCCGATCCAGCGGGCGCGCCGCCCGCCGGGCGCGGCGTTCCCCTCGCCGAGCGGGACGCCCCCACCCGGGAGGCCCTGCGGGCGCTGCGCGGTGAGATCGACACCCGCGCGGCCGGCGCCGCCTGGGACGACGCCCTGCGCGCCCCCGCCCCGGAGCCCGCCCCGCGCGTCTGGACGCACGGTGACCTGTCGCCGGGGAACGTCCTCGTCACCGGGGACCGGCTCAGCGCCGTCATCGACTTCGGCGGCGTCGGGGCCGGCGACCCCACCGTCGACCTGTCGGTCGCCTGGAGCCTCCTGCCCGCCGCGTCGCGCGGCGTCTTCCGTGCCGGGCTGGGCGCCGACGACGCGACCTGGGCGCGCGGCCGCGGCCGGGCACTGTCGATCGCGCTCATCCAGCTCCCGTACTACCGCGACAGGAACCCGGCGCTCGCCGCCACCGCGCGCCACGTCATCGCCGAGGTCGTCGCCGACCGCGCCGGGGCGGCGGGTCAGCAGTCGTAG
- a CDS encoding glycosyltransferase, which translates to MRVLCTSMGSPSHGRALLPLARAVADAGHEVTIAATEAVAHVFAADRVAVDVCLPPFPPLSGDVDPLGMDGDAAVRFRKLTEGMVGPGARAAHPALSRLARAVRPDLLIRDGMDLAACLVAEDLGVPHLPIPSGFANAADPGVVRAVLADVRAAVGLPPNDAADAVAPFGRFDYLPAAYSFAPFPGRVHAYRQTTTVERTAGLPGWVTRLPGDRPLVFAAIGTALPMVRAMIAAGVPVPPGMADPAEPLRHIVAGLSDLDCTAVVATGGIPLDGPAPAPHVHVTDRLPQPLLLECADLFVTHGGYNSVREAIRTATPMVVLPQFGDQPHNARRVEALGLGRHLTDPAPDTLAAACRAVLADDATAVRLRAARLAVLALPDLAQAPADLEELVAGRRVGPPRVSV; encoded by the coding sequence ATGCGCGTCCTGTGCACCTCGATGGGATCGCCGTCGCACGGCCGTGCCCTGCTGCCCCTGGCCCGCGCCGTCGCCGACGCCGGGCACGAGGTCACGATCGCGGCCACCGAGGCCGTCGCGCACGTCTTCGCCGCCGACCGGGTCGCCGTGGACGTGTGCCTGCCGCCGTTCCCGCCGCTGTCGGGGGACGTGGACCCGCTGGGCATGGACGGCGACGCCGCGGTCCGCTTCCGGAAGCTGACCGAGGGGATGGTCGGGCCGGGCGCCCGGGCGGCGCACCCCGCCCTGAGCCGTCTCGCCCGCGCGGTCCGCCCGGACCTCCTCATCCGCGACGGGATGGACCTCGCCGCGTGCCTCGTCGCCGAGGACCTCGGCGTCCCCCACCTGCCGATCCCCTCCGGCTTCGCCAACGCCGCCGACCCCGGCGTCGTGCGCGCGGTCCTCGCCGACGTGCGCGCCGCCGTCGGGCTGCCCCCGAACGACGCGGCCGACGCCGTCGCGCCCTTCGGCCGGTTCGACTACCTGCCGGCCGCCTACTCGTTCGCGCCCTTCCCCGGCCGCGTGCACGCGTACCGCCAGACCACGACCGTCGAGCGGACGGCCGGCCTCCCCGGCTGGGTGACGCGCCTTCCGGGCGACCGCCCGCTCGTCTTCGCGGCCATCGGCACGGCCCTGCCGATGGTCCGCGCCATGATCGCGGCAGGCGTCCCCGTGCCGCCCGGCATGGCCGACCCGGCCGAGCCGCTGCGGCACATCGTCGCCGGGCTCTCGGACCTCGACTGCACCGCCGTCGTCGCCACGGGCGGCATCCCCCTCGACGGCCCGGCCCCCGCGCCGCACGTCCACGTCACCGACCGCCTGCCGCAGCCCCTCCTCCTGGAGTGCGCCGACCTGTTCGTCACCCACGGCGGCTACAACAGCGTCCGCGAGGCCATCAGGACCGCCACACCGATGGTCGTGCTCCCGCAGTTCGGCGACCAGCCGCACAACGCCCGCCGTGTCGAGGCCCTCGGTCTCGGCCGCCACCTCACCGACCCGGCGCCCGACACCCTCGCCGCCGCGTGCCGCGCCGTCCTCGCCGACGACGCCACGGCGGTACGGCTGCGCGCCGCCCGGCTCGCCGTCCTCGCCCTGCCCGACCTCGCCCAGGCCCCGGCCGACCTGGAGGAGCTGGTCGCGGGCCGCCGCGTCGGGCCGCCGCGCGTCTCCGTGTGA
- a CDS encoding SAM-dependent methyltransferase, whose amino-acid sequence MHELQVDTEAPDPARIYDYLLHGRNGKNHYPVDALAAERVMDVFPAARGAALANRAFMHRAVRTLTREAGITQFLDLGTGIPSSPNLHEVAQAADPTARVAYVDNRRIVLLYAQALLRSTPEGRTTYVFADVTEPDEVLGDPVVTELIDFRRPVALSLCALMHYITDEQRPHDILRRYLDVLAPGSHLILSHATSDYLTPEQHERQAAFARSAGTGQTGQTRDHGEVAAFFDGLTLLDPGLVLAHHWRPDAGGPAGTAAVPELSDPEVALYAGVARKDG is encoded by the coding sequence GTGCACGAACTCCAGGTCGACACCGAGGCCCCGGACCCGGCCCGGATCTACGACTACCTCCTGCACGGCAGGAACGGGAAGAACCACTACCCGGTGGACGCCCTCGCCGCCGAGCGCGTCATGGACGTCTTCCCCGCCGCCCGCGGTGCCGCACTCGCCAACCGCGCCTTCATGCACCGCGCCGTGCGGACCCTCACCCGCGAGGCGGGGATCACGCAGTTCCTCGACCTCGGCACGGGCATCCCGTCCAGCCCCAACCTGCACGAGGTGGCGCAGGCGGCCGACCCGACCGCCCGCGTCGCGTACGTGGACAACCGCCGCATCGTCCTGCTCTACGCGCAGGCACTGCTGCGCAGCACGCCGGAGGGCCGCACCACTTACGTCTTCGCCGACGTCACCGAGCCCGACGAGGTCCTCGGCGACCCGGTGGTGACGGAGCTGATCGACTTCCGCAGGCCCGTCGCGCTGTCCCTGTGCGCGCTGATGCACTACATCACGGACGAGCAGCGCCCCCACGACATCCTGCGGCGCTACCTCGACGTCCTCGCGCCCGGCAGCCACCTGATCCTCTCGCACGCGACCTCGGACTACCTGACGCCGGAACAGCACGAGCGCCAGGCCGCGTTCGCCCGCTCGGCCGGTACGGGGCAGACCGGTCAGACGCGTGACCACGGCGAGGTGGCGGCGTTCTTCGACGGCCTGACCCTCCTCGATCCCGGTCTCGTCCTCGCGCACCACTGGCGCCCGGACGCCGGCGGCCCGGCGGGAACGGCGGCCGTGCCCGAGCTGTCGGACCCGGAGGTCGCCCTCTACGCGGGCGTCGCGCGCAAGGACGGCTGA
- a CDS encoding acyltransferase produces the protein MDIPPQAAPAPHDSPSQDPRHLDYDAWLFWQEADDGQRRAQLERQAALTRACGAEIGARTFVSGLAMVAPDSLRLGADSYIAAHAYVTGTLHVGDDCTLNPFTVVRGTVTLGNGVRVGAHTSILGFNHSMAPDRPVFRQPTTARGITIGDDVWIGSNAVVVDGVTIGDHAVVGAGAVVTKDVPDWAVVAGNPARRIRDRRAPGRTGAPTRHRAAADRIAALAERAAAQAVTLIDRCWDPGATAPDGTPTGRYTDAPGAAPTLRAHADAVEIADLLLGTAPAQLTPADHIGRLRQNQDPRTGLTPLLGTDGRHGPAPTGLADGGSHYHVLSLGYALDLLGARFDHPVHAVADLTPEALVAHLEGLPWRDAGWSAGATVDTLGTALRWNAGRTPASPLTETFFGWLLTHADPVTGMWSRARPADGLLQPVNGFYRATRGSFAQFGLPLPHPRAAVDTVLGHAADDRHFGPGRTTACNVLDVAHPLWLAGRQTRHRADEVREWAYARIDGIAGQWVDGEGFPFCFPPLSGPVTAGHRPGLQGTEMWLATLWYIADLLGLAESLGFRPRGVHRPEPAIDTRP, from the coding sequence GTGGACATTCCCCCGCAGGCCGCCCCCGCCCCGCACGACTCCCCGTCCCAGGACCCCCGGCACCTCGACTACGACGCGTGGCTCTTCTGGCAGGAGGCCGACGACGGACAGCGCCGCGCCCAGCTCGAACGCCAGGCCGCCCTCACCCGCGCGTGCGGCGCCGAGATCGGCGCGCGCACCTTCGTGTCCGGCCTCGCGATGGTCGCCCCGGACAGCCTGCGCCTCGGCGCCGACTCCTACATAGCCGCCCACGCCTACGTCACCGGCACGCTCCACGTCGGCGACGACTGCACCCTCAACCCGTTCACCGTCGTCCGCGGCACCGTCACCCTCGGGAACGGCGTCCGGGTCGGCGCCCACACGTCGATCCTCGGCTTCAACCACTCGATGGCACCCGACCGCCCCGTCTTCCGCCAGCCCACCACCGCGCGCGGCATCACCATCGGCGACGACGTGTGGATCGGTTCCAACGCGGTCGTCGTCGACGGGGTGACGATCGGCGACCACGCCGTCGTCGGCGCCGGGGCCGTCGTCACGAAGGACGTGCCCGACTGGGCCGTCGTCGCGGGCAACCCCGCCCGCCGCATCCGTGACCGCCGCGCACCCGGGCGCACCGGAGCACCCACCCGCCACCGGGCGGCCGCCGACCGCATCGCCGCCCTCGCCGAACGGGCCGCCGCCCAGGCCGTCACGCTCATCGACCGCTGCTGGGACCCGGGCGCCACGGCCCCCGACGGCACCCCCACCGGCCGCTACACCGACGCCCCGGGCGCCGCCCCCACCCTGCGCGCCCACGCCGACGCCGTCGAGATCGCCGACCTCCTCCTTGGCACCGCGCCCGCGCAGCTCACCCCCGCCGACCACATCGGCCGCCTCCGGCAGAACCAGGACCCCCGGACCGGCCTCACCCCGCTCCTCGGCACGGACGGCCGCCACGGCCCCGCCCCCACCGGCCTCGCCGACGGGGGCAGCCACTACCACGTCCTCAGCCTCGGGTACGCCCTGGACCTGCTGGGCGCCCGCTTCGACCACCCCGTCCACGCCGTCGCCGACCTGACGCCCGAAGCCCTCGTCGCCCACCTGGAGGGCCTGCCGTGGCGCGACGCCGGCTGGTCCGCCGGCGCGACCGTCGACACGCTCGGCACCGCCCTGCGCTGGAACGCCGGCCGGACCCCCGCGTCGCCGCTCACCGAGACGTTCTTCGGCTGGCTGCTCACGCACGCCGACCCCGTCACCGGCATGTGGTCCCGCGCCCGTCCGGCGGACGGCCTGCTCCAGCCGGTCAACGGCTTCTACCGCGCGACCCGCGGCTCCTTCGCGCAGTTCGGCCTGCCGCTGCCCCACCCGCGCGCCGCCGTCGACACGGTCCTCGGACACGCCGCCGACGACCGGCACTTCGGACCCGGCCGCACCACCGCGTGCAACGTCCTCGACGTGGCGCACCCGCTGTGGCTCGCCGGCCGGCAGACCCGGCACCGCGCCGACGAGGTGCGGGAGTGGGCGTACGCGCGGATCGACGGGATCGCCGGGCAGTGGGTGGACGGCGAGGGGTTCCCGTTCTGCTTCCCGCCGCTCAGCGGCCCCGTGACGGCCGGGCACCGGCCGGGCCTGCAGGGCACCGAGATGTGGCTCGCCACCCTCTGGTACATCGCCGATCTGCTCGGTCTCGCCGAGTCGCTCGGCTTCCGCCCGCGCGGCGTCCACCGTCCCGAGCCCGCCATCGACACCCGCCCCTGA
- a CDS encoding CU044_2847 family protein: MHVIEVPVGDDGPQQVLVQVKELDEGLVRVGRTGGRTAARAVQSFDAMLGSIRPVAERFVTHFRSLPQPPDEICVEFGVSLSADAEMVIASASAEANFSVSLTWHRPEPPQEQAVPGA; encoded by the coding sequence ATGCATGTGATCGAGGTGCCCGTGGGGGACGACGGGCCCCAGCAGGTCTTAGTGCAGGTCAAGGAGTTGGACGAGGGTTTGGTCCGGGTCGGCCGCACCGGCGGGCGTACCGCCGCGCGCGCGGTCCAGTCCTTCGACGCGATGCTCGGGAGCATCCGCCCGGTCGCCGAACGGTTCGTCACCCACTTCCGGTCCCTCCCGCAGCCGCCGGACGAGATCTGCGTGGAGTTCGGCGTCTCGCTGTCGGCCGACGCGGAGATGGTGATCGCCAGCGCCTCGGCCGAGGCCAACTTCTCCGTCAGCCTGACCTGGCACCGGCCCGAACCCCCGCAGGAACAGGCCGTTCCCGGCGCCTGA